A stretch of the Thermofilum adornatum genome encodes the following:
- a CDS encoding tryptophan--tRNA ligase, whose product MESGYSVTPWEARGKIDYDKLIEEFGVEKLGPELVERIGRLAGGLHWLLRRGFFFAHRDLGLVLDDYEAGRGFFLYTGRAPSNSPMHIAHIVPFVATRWLQEKFNVNVYIEIPDEEKFLAKKVESLDEVEPYVRQDILNIAALGFDPDRTFIFRDTEYISRMYRAAVRVARLINFSTAKAVFGFDGETSIGLIFYPALQIVPTLFENKRPLIPCGIDQDPYFRLQRDIAPRLGRYKTAEILSKLVWGLTGPETKMSASQPETAILLNDPPDVVKKKIMNAYTGGRATIEEQRKLGGVPEVCTVFHWYSVLFEEDDKKLEERYWACKTGKLMCGECKLELVQRINRFLEQHRANVKRAEEKLHLYMYDGKLAQEMWNWEFR is encoded by the coding sequence ATGGAGAGTGGATATAGTGTTACTCCCTGGGAAGCTCGTGGAAAGATAGACTACGACAAATTAATTGAAGAATTTGGAGTCGAGAAGCTGGGACCCGAGCTCGTTGAGCGCATTGGTAGGCTTGCTGGTGGCCTCCACTGGCTTCTGCGAAGGGGGTTCTTTTTTGCACATAGGGATCTGGGGCTTGTATTGGACGACTATGAAGCTGGAAGGGGATTCTTCCTGTATACGGGACGTGCCCCGAGCAACTCGCCTATGCATATTGCCCACATTGTACCATTTGTAGCTACCAGGTGGCTCCAAGAGAAGTTCAATGTGAATGTTTATATAGAGATCCCAGACGAGGAAAAATTCCTTGCAAAGAAGGTCGAAAGCCTAGATGAAGTTGAGCCATACGTGAGACAGGACATATTGAACATAGCGGCCCTAGGCTTCGACCCAGACAGAACATTCATCTTTAGGGATACAGAGTACATCTCGCGAATGTACAGGGCCGCCGTAAGGGTTGCAAGACTCATAAATTTTTCAACGGCTAAGGCTGTCTTCGGCTTCGACGGAGAAACGAGCATAGGGCTGATATTTTATCCTGCACTTCAGATCGTGCCCACCCTTTTCGAGAACAAGAGACCCCTGATACCGTGCGGGATCGACCAGGACCCCTACTTTAGGCTACAGAGGGATATTGCGCCGAGGCTAGGAAGGTATAAGACCGCTGAAATACTGTCCAAACTAGTTTGGGGCCTCACTGGTCCAGAGACGAAGATGTCTGCCTCTCAGCCTGAAACTGCCATACTGCTGAATGATCCACCCGACGTTGTCAAGAAGAAGATAATGAATGCCTATACTGGCGGCAGAGCGACAATAGAGGAACAGAGGAAATTAGGAGGAGTCCCAGAAGTCTGCACAGTCTTCCACTGGTACAGCGTACTTTTTGAAGAGGACGACAAGAAGCTCGAGGAAAGATATTGGGCCTGCAAGACGGGCAAACTCATGTGCGGCGAGTGCAAGCTAGAGCTCGTCCAGAGGATAAACAGGTTCCTCGAGCAACACAGAGCAAATGTAAAGCGAGCAGAGGAAAAACTACACCTCTACATGTACGACGGGAAGCTTGCCCAAGAAATGTGGAACTGGGAATTCAGGTAA
- a CDS encoding nickel-dependent hydrogenase large subunit, translating to MSQKEIFIDPITRIEGHLALRALVDTATRKPSDVWVFATMFRGFEVFLRGRPPEDAIHITSRICGVCGASHTNASMHAVDMAYGVAPEPLGVVLRNMAFAMTDALYDHPLILNMLGGPDYSELIVKKLTPSVWDDAQKTDAPHRDIHGFAKISDIMSALNPVSGKIWQLTMKYSRIAREAGVLIYGRHSHPSTVVPGGITTDLTNAEYLLVGYTYRLTKLTAWAKFLYAVWQDLVWFYEERHGYRDQGLTYKKHNMVSGGLFDDPEAYSSLDGSPEDFYKNVDQAASKRGIKPGAFVNGELVTKSYKEINLSIMEHVERAFYEDWKGAMPIYTEKDPEGNPLLWGKYDVAYHPWNKTTIPKPTARDWNGKYNWAAHVRFVWKDGTITPFEVGPIARLTVTAYQPNNYGSGNGVLKVTLPRSGGADDLPASVVDEMDLEWRAPPYSTTLQRVLARAFNVVVDVASAWDNVVKAVELVRNGRVKTSRPWTAPSRRTFGVGFTEAPRGTVRHWVVQEGGKIVNYQIHAPTTGNVSPKDKWGMSPFEQSVANTIVTEEVSPDQWEGVDFVRAIRSFDPCIACAVHLQVGENKIIKKMIVR from the coding sequence ATGAGTCAGAAAGAAATATTTATAGATCCAATTACGAGGATTGAGGGACACCTTGCTCTCAGGGCTCTAGTGGACACAGCTACCAGGAAGCCTAGCGACGTCTGGGTATTTGCGACGATGTTTAGGGGTTTTGAGGTGTTCTTGAGGGGGAGGCCTCCAGAGGACGCTATCCATATTACGTCTAGGATTTGTGGTGTGTGTGGAGCAAGCCATACAAACGCGTCTATGCACGCAGTGGACATGGCTTATGGTGTTGCACCCGAGCCCCTAGGCGTAGTACTGAGAAACATGGCTTTTGCAATGACCGATGCTCTGTATGACCATCCACTTATCTTGAATATGCTTGGCGGCCCCGACTACAGCGAGCTGATAGTGAAGAAGCTTACCCCCAGCGTGTGGGATGATGCACAGAAGACGGACGCGCCGCATAGGGACATTCACGGCTTCGCCAAGATATCAGACATAATGAGTGCACTCAATCCGGTTTCTGGCAAGATATGGCAACTGACAATGAAGTATTCGAGGATTGCGAGGGAAGCCGGCGTCCTGATCTATGGTCGCCACAGCCACCCCTCAACAGTTGTCCCAGGAGGCATAACGACAGATTTGACTAATGCAGAGTACCTGCTTGTTGGCTATACGTATAGGCTTACAAAGCTTACTGCTTGGGCCAAGTTCCTATACGCTGTGTGGCAGGATCTTGTATGGTTCTACGAGGAGAGACACGGCTACAGAGACCAGGGTCTAACCTATAAGAAACACAACATGGTAAGCGGTGGTCTCTTTGACGACCCAGAAGCCTACTCTTCTCTGGACGGATCTCCCGAAGACTTCTACAAGAATGTTGACCAGGCCGCAAGCAAGCGTGGGATTAAGCCTGGAGCCTTCGTGAACGGCGAGCTTGTAACCAAGAGCTACAAGGAGATAAACCTGAGCATAATGGAGCATGTTGAGAGAGCGTTCTACGAGGACTGGAAAGGAGCCATGCCGATATACACAGAAAAGGATCCTGAGGGCAACCCGCTCCTATGGGGCAAGTACGACGTTGCCTATCACCCGTGGAACAAGACCACTATACCTAAGCCTACTGCCCGCGACTGGAACGGCAAGTACAACTGGGCTGCCCATGTCAGGTTTGTGTGGAAGGACGGCACAATAACGCCTTTCGAGGTTGGCCCAATAGCTAGGCTAACTGTGACAGCCTACCAGCCGAACAACTATGGAAGCGGAAACGGTGTACTCAAGGTAACCTTGCCTAGGAGCGGTGGTGCAGACGACCTGCCTGCGTCGGTTGTCGACGAGATGGATCTTGAATGGCGCGCGCCGCCCTACTCGACCACGCTTCAGAGAGTGTTGGCAAGGGCGTTCAACGTTGTGGTCGACGTTGCGTCTGCTTGGGATAACGTAGTGAAGGCTGTAGAGCTAGTCAGGAATGGTAGGGTGAAGACTTCCAGGCCATGGACTGCCCCATCTCGAAGAACCTTTGGTGTCGGCTTCACTGAGGCGCCCAGGGGCACTGTAAGGCACTGGGTAGTTCAGGAAGGAGGAAAGATTGTGAACTACCAGATCCACGCGCCGACTACGGGCAACGTGTCTCCGAAGGACAAGTGGGGTATGTCTCCCTTTGAGCAGAGCGTCGCCAACACAATAGTTACCGAGGAGGTCTCGCCAGATCAATGGGAAGGCGTGGACTTTGTCCGCGCTATTAGGAGCTTCGACCCCTGTATTGCATGTGCTGTTCACCTGCAGGTTGGCGAGAACAAGATAATCAAGAAGATGATAGTGAGGTGA
- a CDS encoding hyaluronate lyase, whose protein sequence is MTNLPNISRRDFVKLAGSTAFLASLNWDELVRLAVAQAQSGSINIVWFEAQDCAGNTTALIQATEPDLIDVLGGSFHLVGPGNVKLAFHETVMPEWGEGALDILRAAVTGKLDPFVLVLEGSFPQDEKAGGPPGSDYYCYIGDENGKPISCVEWMRRLLPRAVAVVAVGNCASYGGLVANKVIERVQGLPQSKWSDSPTGAVGFFDDPIRGIKGLVSQLPEAEPFRKFISGQCSLKPGEIRADCRPAVAVPGCPANGNGQLRTLAALVLWAKGLLPLPELDVYWRPKFIYGATVHEQCPRAGSYAAGDFRAYPGENSYKCLYAVGCKGPISNCPWNKLGWVNGVGGPTRTGGVCIGCTMPGFTDAYEPFYKPLQAPRVPSGLEGAAAVAALLAGVGLAYWTSKNIEKKKEEVTKEVKG, encoded by the coding sequence ATGACAAACCTGCCAAATATTTCAAGAAGAGACTTTGTAAAGCTAGCAGGGAGTACAGCGTTTCTGGCTTCGCTTAACTGGGACGAGCTTGTTAGGCTCGCTGTAGCCCAGGCCCAGAGTGGCTCTATCAATATTGTGTGGTTTGAGGCCCAGGACTGCGCAGGCAATACAACTGCACTTATTCAGGCTACCGAGCCAGACCTCATCGATGTTCTTGGGGGATCTTTCCACTTGGTTGGACCCGGGAATGTGAAGCTTGCTTTCCACGAGACCGTGATGCCTGAGTGGGGCGAGGGTGCCCTAGATATCCTGCGTGCAGCGGTCACAGGCAAGCTTGACCCATTTGTGCTGGTTTTGGAAGGGAGTTTCCCGCAGGACGAGAAGGCTGGCGGTCCTCCTGGGAGCGATTATTACTGCTATATCGGGGACGAGAATGGCAAGCCTATTTCCTGTGTTGAGTGGATGAGGCGCTTGTTGCCACGTGCGGTCGCGGTTGTGGCTGTTGGGAACTGTGCCAGCTATGGTGGACTGGTGGCTAACAAGGTTATTGAGAGGGTGCAGGGTCTGCCACAGTCGAAGTGGTCTGATAGCCCGACTGGCGCCGTTGGTTTCTTTGATGATCCTATTAGGGGTATCAAGGGTCTAGTGAGTCAGTTGCCTGAAGCTGAGCCTTTCAGGAAGTTTATTAGTGGGCAGTGTAGCCTGAAGCCAGGAGAGATTAGGGCTGACTGCAGGCCAGCTGTTGCTGTGCCGGGGTGCCCGGCTAACGGGAACGGCCAATTGAGGACCCTAGCGGCGCTTGTGCTTTGGGCTAAGGGTCTCCTACCCCTGCCTGAACTGGACGTGTACTGGCGTCCAAAGTTTATATATGGGGCAACTGTCCACGAGCAGTGTCCACGTGCAGGTTCTTATGCGGCTGGCGACTTCAGGGCTTATCCGGGGGAAAACAGCTACAAGTGTCTATATGCAGTTGGATGCAAAGGGCCGATTTCTAACTGTCCGTGGAACAAGCTTGGCTGGGTTAACGGCGTAGGTGGACCAACGAGGACTGGTGGTGTGTGTATCGGGTGCACCATGCCAGGGTTTACCGATGCGTATGAGCCGTTCTATAAGCCTCTGCAGGCGCCAAGGGTTCCAAGCGGTCTAGAGGGTGCTGCGGCTGTTGCGGCTTTGCTAGCTGGTGTTGGGCTGGCTTATTGGACTAGTAAGAATATTGAGAAGAAAAAGGAAGAAGTTACTAAAGAGGTTAAGGGGTGA
- a CDS encoding hydrogenase maturation protease: MKTIIIGIGNTMLADDAIGPLTAQALKNCGAPAISLELDAFTAATYLENVDLAIFIDTLEPVYGRPGQIIQLQLDPTRLSPEEMAKAFSRELSSHHPTPADVVLLAYSSGIFKGKAILIGIVPETLEFAHPPSTTTISKIKEICGKVAETANLQIDCNCVEANFKEILETLKM, translated from the coding sequence ATGAAGACTATAATAATAGGAATAGGAAACACTATGCTCGCAGACGACGCCATAGGACCACTAACGGCACAGGCACTTAAAAACTGTGGAGCACCAGCAATAAGCCTTGAACTAGATGCGTTCACAGCCGCCACCTACCTCGAAAACGTAGATCTCGCCATTTTCATAGACACGCTGGAGCCAGTTTATGGACGGCCAGGACAGATAATACAGCTACAGCTAGACCCAACACGCCTCTCACCAGAAGAAATGGCAAAAGCATTCTCGCGAGAACTATCCTCACATCACCCAACGCCAGCAGACGTTGTCCTGCTGGCCTATTCCTCAGGAATATTCAAAGGAAAAGCAATACTAATAGGAATTGTACCAGAAACGCTTGAATTTGCACATCCGCCATCAACTACAACAATTTCAAAGATTAAAGAAATATGCGGAAAAGTCGCAGAAACAGCAAACCTGCAGATCGACTGTAACTGTGTAGAAGCAAACTTCAAAGAAATACTGGAAACTTTAAAAATGTAA
- the ppsA gene encoding phosphoenolpyruvate synthase, producing MSDKSTKIILWFEELRKEDVPIVGGKNANLGELINAGIPVPPGFAVTAYAYKRFIEETGIKDKVYEILREKVPAGSAKPEDYVEASNEIRKLIESVKMPKDIEEEIRKAYRQLSQRVGKKEEFVAVRSSATAEDLPDASFAGQQETYLNVKGEDDVIDKVRKCWSSLFTPRAIFYRESKGFKHEKVLISVAVQKMVNSRTAGVMFTLHPVTGDRSKIVIEGHWGLGEAVVSGKVTPDEWVVDKNTMTIVERRIVEKFKELVRDPQTGRTIEREIEEARRKAPSLTDEEVLRLAELAVKIEKHYGRPMDIEWAVDRDMKFPESIFIVQARPETVWSTKEAKPQETAAKSLAEAKAVLKGLPASPGVAYGKAKICLSLEDAKTKMQPGDILVTTMTDPDWVPYMKMASAIVTDEGGMTAHAAIVGRELGIPVIVGTREATKVLVDGKDYTVDARAGIVYEGRVEELLGGKKEEKAAVAAAAPIEIVYKPITGTKIYMNLGVPEKIKDYKDLPFDGIGLMRVEFIMASYVGEHPLYLLETGRGDVLVNKMAEGIAMVAREIYPRPVVVRFSDFKTNEYRQLKGGEKYEPQEDNPMLGWRGVSRYISPQYEKAFRLEVRAIKKVRDEMGLGNVWVMAPFVRTLWEAEKFIKLLAEEGLESSRDFKVWAMAEVPSIVFLAEEFSRYFDGFSIGSNDLTQLTLGTDRDSAILPKIDPRYFDERDPAVRTAIAMLIEKAHKSPYGYRTVSICGQAPSVYPEFTEFLVRQGIDSISVNPDVVAKTRELVASIEHRVLLEKNLGIERYDEDLGWPMRRTRKGLKNIWARRVDEDL from the coding sequence ATGAGCGACAAATCAACCAAAATAATTTTGTGGTTTGAAGAGCTTAGAAAAGAAGACGTACCCATCGTTGGAGGCAAAAACGCAAACCTCGGAGAACTGATAAATGCAGGTATACCTGTGCCCCCAGGCTTCGCAGTAACAGCCTATGCCTACAAACGCTTTATCGAGGAAACAGGTATAAAAGACAAAGTATACGAGATCCTTAGAGAAAAAGTCCCGGCAGGCTCTGCAAAGCCCGAAGACTATGTTGAGGCAAGCAACGAAATCAGAAAACTAATCGAAAGCGTAAAGATGCCCAAAGACATTGAGGAGGAAATCAGAAAAGCCTATAGACAGCTAAGTCAGAGGGTTGGCAAAAAAGAAGAATTCGTAGCAGTCAGAAGCTCTGCTACAGCAGAAGACCTGCCAGACGCAAGCTTCGCTGGGCAACAAGAAACCTATCTAAATGTGAAGGGAGAAGACGACGTAATAGACAAGGTTAGGAAATGCTGGTCTTCCCTTTTCACCCCAAGGGCTATTTTCTACAGGGAAAGCAAAGGCTTCAAACACGAAAAGGTGCTGATCAGTGTCGCGGTTCAGAAAATGGTTAACTCTCGCACGGCAGGCGTAATGTTCACCCTTCACCCAGTCACAGGGGATCGGAGCAAAATCGTCATTGAGGGACACTGGGGACTAGGAGAAGCCGTAGTCAGTGGAAAAGTAACGCCGGACGAATGGGTAGTAGACAAAAACACTATGACCATCGTGGAGCGCAGAATAGTAGAGAAATTTAAGGAGCTAGTCAGAGACCCCCAGACTGGTCGCACAATCGAGAGAGAGATAGAGGAGGCCCGCCGCAAAGCCCCGTCACTAACAGATGAAGAAGTTCTCAGGCTAGCCGAGCTTGCAGTCAAAATCGAGAAACACTATGGCAGGCCAATGGACATAGAGTGGGCCGTTGACAGGGACATGAAGTTCCCAGAAAGCATATTCATAGTCCAAGCAAGACCTGAAACAGTCTGGAGCACCAAGGAGGCAAAGCCGCAAGAAACCGCGGCTAAAAGCCTCGCAGAAGCCAAGGCAGTCTTAAAAGGACTCCCGGCAAGCCCAGGAGTAGCCTACGGAAAAGCAAAGATCTGCCTGTCCCTCGAGGACGCAAAGACAAAGATGCAGCCAGGCGACATCCTAGTTACGACAATGACGGATCCTGACTGGGTCCCATACATGAAGATGGCCTCGGCAATTGTGACAGACGAGGGAGGAATGACGGCTCACGCCGCCATTGTTGGTAGGGAGCTAGGCATTCCTGTCATTGTTGGTACACGTGAGGCTACCAAGGTTCTCGTCGACGGGAAAGATTATACAGTTGATGCTCGTGCTGGTATAGTGTATGAGGGGAGAGTTGAGGAGCTTCTTGGCGGCAAGAAGGAGGAGAAGGCTGCCGTGGCGGCCGCGGCACCCATCGAAATTGTGTACAAACCTATCACTGGCACAAAGATCTACATGAATCTAGGTGTCCCCGAGAAAATTAAGGACTATAAGGACCTACCCTTTGACGGCATAGGGCTAATGCGTGTAGAATTTATCATGGCCAGCTACGTGGGCGAGCACCCACTCTATCTACTTGAGACTGGCAGGGGAGACGTCTTAGTAAACAAGATGGCTGAAGGTATAGCGATGGTTGCTAGGGAGATTTACCCGAGGCCTGTCGTTGTTAGGTTCAGCGACTTTAAGACCAATGAGTACCGGCAGCTGAAGGGCGGAGAAAAGTATGAACCACAGGAGGACAACCCGATGCTCGGCTGGCGCGGTGTTAGCAGATACATTAGCCCGCAGTATGAGAAGGCCTTCAGGCTGGAGGTCAGGGCTATAAAGAAGGTTAGGGACGAGATGGGTCTCGGCAATGTGTGGGTAATGGCTCCATTCGTGAGGACCCTATGGGAGGCCGAGAAGTTCATTAAGCTGTTGGCCGAAGAAGGCCTGGAGAGTAGCCGCGACTTCAAGGTCTGGGCAATGGCAGAGGTGCCTAGCATCGTGTTCCTGGCCGAAGAGTTTTCAAGGTACTTCGACGGGTTCAGCATTGGATCGAACGACTTGACACAACTGACTCTCGGCACAGACAGGGACAGCGCTATCTTGCCGAAGATTGATCCAAGGTATTTCGACGAAAGAGACCCAGCCGTGAGGACAGCTATTGCAATGCTGATCGAGAAGGCTCACAAGTCTCCCTATGGCTACAGGACTGTGTCCATTTGTGGACAAGCGCCCAGCGTGTATCCAGAGTTTACCGAGTTCCTAGTGAGGCAGGGCATTGACAGCATCAGTGTGAACCCAGACGTCGTGGCTAAGACACGCGAGCTTGTTGCCTCGATCGAGCACAGGGTGTTGCTGGAGAAGAACCTCGGTATAGAGAGGTACGATGAGGACCTTGGCTGGCCAATGAGGAGGACTAGGAAGGGGCTAAAGAACATCTGGGCTAGAAGGGTAGACGAGGACCTATAA
- a CDS encoding (Fe-S)-binding protein produces MSWEQFKKETVKVAAKKTASHLTPVSLHFLENCVGCALCEVNCPFTPVGEEYGPVSKAEPLRHVLRQEINLLPKLFPWLFDGKLPKSKEELDKWVDLAYHCTNCGLCYITCPFSIHSGEMIAQLRGFLAQTGRVPSLLKPMVDAETSGMFLENPGFKQVWDNVMSQVRNVANVELDKKGAKYLYLPSLAEAMITPGAVVSTAKILSKLGIDWTMPSKPLSIRAPIGKLAGDHESTMIIAKKIYDYIKNINPEYLVFSDGGYPYTFFRFELPGVVGEKPSFKVLHLVEILVDAINQGKLKVKQTNERITWHSPCKMGRFGGLIEEPAEVLSKVSTNFVKLKSHGLFSKCCGGGNSIACIVPPTQEMMEKLMGMKLEITPTEKSFLDKLYRDMLIAGREKVQEIKESGATVVSTACVGCFHTLGFTTKAHGVNVTLKTLAEVVAENLE; encoded by the coding sequence ATGAGCTGGGAACAGTTCAAAAAGGAAACGGTAAAAGTAGCGGCGAAAAAAACTGCATCCCATCTTACCCCGGTTTCACTGCACTTCCTTGAGAACTGTGTAGGATGTGCACTATGCGAAGTTAACTGTCCATTTACGCCTGTCGGGGAGGAATATGGGCCTGTAAGCAAGGCAGAGCCACTTAGACACGTTTTGCGGCAAGAGATAAATCTCTTGCCTAAGCTGTTCCCCTGGCTGTTTGACGGGAAGCTTCCCAAGAGCAAAGAAGAATTAGACAAGTGGGTTGACCTCGCCTATCACTGCACAAACTGTGGTCTCTGCTATATTACATGTCCATTCAGCATCCACAGCGGCGAAATGATTGCTCAGTTAAGGGGTTTCTTGGCTCAGACAGGGAGAGTTCCATCACTGCTCAAGCCAATGGTAGACGCTGAGACCAGCGGCATGTTCCTCGAGAATCCGGGCTTCAAACAGGTCTGGGACAATGTCATGTCACAGGTTCGCAACGTTGCAAACGTAGAGCTAGACAAGAAAGGAGCAAAATATCTCTATCTACCATCTCTTGCTGAAGCAATGATTACACCCGGCGCAGTAGTCTCAACTGCAAAGATATTGTCAAAACTTGGTATTGACTGGACGATGCCTAGTAAGCCTCTCTCTATTAGAGCACCCATCGGCAAGCTTGCAGGCGACCACGAGTCTACCATGATAATCGCGAAGAAGATATACGACTACATAAAGAACATTAATCCAGAGTACCTTGTCTTTAGTGACGGAGGGTATCCCTATACATTCTTCAGGTTCGAGCTCCCAGGAGTCGTCGGTGAGAAGCCAAGCTTCAAGGTACTGCATCTAGTTGAGATTCTTGTAGACGCCATTAATCAGGGCAAGCTCAAAGTTAAACAGACAAACGAGCGCATCACTTGGCACAGCCCATGCAAAATGGGTAGGTTTGGCGGTCTCATTGAGGAACCTGCTGAAGTATTGTCAAAAGTTTCAACAAACTTCGTCAAGCTGAAGAGCCACGGATTGTTCAGTAAATGCTGTGGCGGAGGTAACTCTATCGCATGTATCGTGCCCCCAACCCAGGAAATGATGGAGAAATTGATGGGCATGAAGCTGGAGATTACGCCGACTGAGAAAAGCTTCTTGGACAAACTCTACCGCGACATGTTGATTGCTGGCAGGGAAAAGGTGCAGGAGATAAAGGAGTCCGGCGCCACAGTTGTTAGCACAGCTTGTGTCGGATGCTTCCATACTCTAGGCTTTACTACTAAGGCTCATGGAGTCAACGTGACATTAAAGACTCTGGCTGAAGTTGTTGCAGAAAACCTAGAATAG
- a CDS encoding ABC transporter ATP-binding protein yields MEGTVLHVSSVSKRFGGLVALDNVSLEVGRSTITLLIGPNGSGKTTLINVVGGVLKPDTGAIYYEDKDITYMSPAERFRLGIVRTFQTPQLFRSLSVLENVLIPSKYFLEENVLDIVLSNRWVTKDREQVQRALEILSLLRLDHLWDAPASSLSGGQMKLLELGRILMSEPRVVLLDEPLAGVNPALAREIMKRLREIRDELGVTFLIVEHRLDLASSYADYVYAMHRGSVISRGTPDVVLKDPLVLEAYIGSSR; encoded by the coding sequence ATGGAAGGAACCGTCCTACATGTCAGCAGTGTCTCAAAGAGGTTTGGCGGGCTAGTCGCCTTGGATAATGTATCTCTAGAGGTTGGACGTTCGACCATTACCTTACTTATTGGTCCTAATGGTAGTGGGAAAACTACGCTTATTAATGTTGTTGGTGGTGTCCTTAAGCCAGATACTGGTGCTATTTACTATGAGGACAAAGACATTACCTATATGTCTCCAGCTGAGAGGTTCCGTCTAGGCATTGTGAGAACTTTTCAGACCCCTCAATTATTTAGGTCTCTAAGTGTTCTTGAGAACGTATTGATTCCGTCCAAGTATTTTCTGGAAGAAAACGTCCTTGACATTGTGTTGTCAAACAGATGGGTGACGAAGGACAGGGAGCAGGTTCAGAGGGCACTAGAAATTTTGTCTCTACTGAGGCTTGATCACCTGTGGGATGCTCCTGCATCTTCGTTGAGTGGGGGACAGATGAAGCTACTTGAGCTCGGGAGGATATTGATGAGTGAGCCACGGGTAGTTCTGCTAGACGAGCCTCTTGCTGGTGTAAACCCTGCACTTGCGAGGGAGATTATGAAGCGTCTCAGAGAAATAAGAGACGAGCTTGGCGTAACGTTTCTCATTGTTGAACACAGGCTTGACTTGGCGTCTTCGTATGCTGACTATGTCTATGCGATGCACAGAGGTAGCGTGATTTCAAGGGGGACGCCTGACGTCGTTTTAAAGGATCCCCTAGTGCTGGAAGCCTATATTGGAAGTTCTAGGTAG
- the moaA gene encoding GTP 3',8-cyclase MoaA, producing the protein MLFDRYGRPLDNLRITVTTACNYNCVFCHREGEETNNTQLTPDQITDVATAAYSLDIRKFKITGGEPLLREDLPEIIHSLKSIGKGIEVSLTTNGYLLEDKLNRLVDKGLDRVNVSLHAVSPQTYVAVTQVKGQDKVLRGLSLAKDYSLPVKLNYVLTKANVGELEKVLDYASKMGFNVNLIELIPQGKGKEIFDKLYVPAEEVLPLLESKSSRVEVRPLHSRPIFKLETGIQVEVIANYCNPFFCAGCTRIRLTHDGKLKTCLNRDDNLVDIRNTLMDRSHEKLYKLRESIIKANFLREPFFKMNGYGATTYDGKITCPLRKIAQLSLSHEEKKKK; encoded by the coding sequence GTGTTATTTGATAGATACGGCAGACCCCTAGACAACCTTAGAATCACAGTTACTACAGCATGTAACTACAATTGTGTATTCTGTCATAGGGAAGGAGAAGAAACAAATAACACCCAGCTTACGCCCGACCAGATAACCGACGTAGCAACGGCAGCCTACAGCCTAGACATTAGGAAATTCAAAATAACGGGTGGTGAGCCCCTCCTACGGGAAGACCTCCCAGAAATAATTCATAGTCTCAAATCCATCGGCAAAGGTATAGAAGTGTCACTCACAACAAACGGTTACCTCCTCGAAGACAAACTCAACAGGCTTGTCGATAAGGGCCTTGACCGCGTAAATGTTAGTCTTCACGCTGTTTCGCCACAGACATACGTGGCCGTCACACAAGTAAAGGGCCAGGACAAGGTGCTACGTGGACTAAGTCTAGCTAAGGACTACTCTCTGCCCGTAAAACTAAACTATGTACTGACAAAAGCAAACGTTGGCGAACTAGAGAAGGTGCTAGACTACGCGTCTAAAATGGGCTTCAATGTAAACCTAATTGAGCTTATACCGCAGGGGAAAGGAAAAGAAATTTTCGATAAACTTTACGTCCCCGCAGAAGAAGTCCTACCATTGCTGGAATCCAAGTCTTCTAGAGTAGAAGTCAGACCCCTACATTCCAGACCTATCTTCAAGCTGGAGACAGGCATCCAAGTCGAAGTCATAGCGAACTACTGCAATCCATTCTTCTGCGCCGGTTGCACAAGGATACGTTTAACCCACGACGGAAAACTTAAAACATGCCTAAACAGAGATGACAACCTTGTAGACATTAGAAATACACTTATGGATCGAAGCCACGAAAAGCTATATAAACTCAGAGAAAGCATCATAAAGGCAAACTTTCTGCGGGAGCCATTTTTCAAAATGAACGGCTATGGGGCGACAACTTATGATGGAAAAATAACATGCCCACTTAGAAAAATAGCCCAGCTGTCCCTTAGTCATGAGGAGAAAAAGAAAAAATAA